One genomic segment of Centropristis striata isolate RG_2023a ecotype Rhode Island chromosome 11, C.striata_1.0, whole genome shotgun sequence includes these proteins:
- the exosc4 gene encoding exosome complex component RRP41: MAGLELLSDQGYRLDGRKATELRKVQARMGVFAQADGSAYLEQGNTKALAVVYGPHEVRGSRSRIRHDRAVINCQYSMATFSTAERKRRPHGDRKSTEMSLHLKQTFEAAVMTQLYPRSQIDIYVKILQSDGGNYSVCVNAATLAVIDAGIPMRDYVCACTVGFVDETPLADLCYAEESGGVSSLALAVLPRGGQIALLQMDARLHQDHLESLIEAAMTACKGVSKVLDQVVRQHLQEVSVLSAE, translated from the exons ATGGCGGGCCTGGAGCTGCTGTCTGATCAGGGATACCGTTTAGATGGAAGAAAAGCCACCGAGCTGCGGAAGGTTCAGGCCCGTATGGGTGTGTTCGCTCAGGCGGACGGCTCTGCCTATTTAGAGCAGGGAAACACGAAAGCTCTGGCTGTGGTGTACGGTCCACATGAA GTGCGAGGTTCACGCAGCCGGATTCGCCATGATCGGGCCGTTATCAACTGTCAGTACAGCATGGCCACATTCAGCACggcggagaggaagaggagaccaCACGGAGACCGCAAGTCGACTGAGATGAGCCTCCACCTCAAGCAGACGTTTGAAGCTGCCGTGATGACCCAGCTTTACCCACGTTCTCAAATAGACATCTATGTCAAG ATTCTGCAGTCAGACGGAGGGAACTACAGCGTGTGTGTGAACGCTGCCACTTTGGCGGTGATTGATGCCGGCATCCCCATGCGTGACTACGTGTGTGCCTGCACAGTCGGGTTTGTGGATGAGACGCCCCTTGCTGACCTTTGCTATGCAGAGGAAAGTGGAGGAGTGAGCTCTCTGGCCTTAGCAGTGCTACCTCGAGGCGGACAGATCGCTCTGCTGCAGATGGACGCCAGACTACATCAGGATCACTTGGAGTCGCTGATCGAAGCTGCCATGACGGCTTGTAAAGGTGTGAGCAAGGTGCTGGATCAGGTGGTGCGACAACATCTTCAAGAAGTGTCCGTGCTCTCTGCAGAGTGA
- the gpaa1 gene encoding glycosylphosphatidylinositol anchor attachment 1 protein produces the protein MGLLSDPNRRRALISLLTRLNAPICVVCYMAGVAWFMGLAFEPFTLRTYMSENAMGSTMVEERFPAGERALATGREFAAHKKKVGGMPVDWLVKTMQSRGLEVFTQQFSRTLPFPDENKERYMVKGTNVYGILRAPRAPRTEALVLSAPCSPGDTNNQAVGLLLGLAQYFRSQVYWAKDIIFLVNEHDLIGMQAWLEGYHHTNTTGMDWSPLQGRGGSIQAALSLELSSDVITSLDLILEGLNGQLPNLDLANLFYAFCQKIGVLCTTQGKLQRNDWDSVSGYSHAVQTMMLMVMKQASGRPWGDHGLFLRYHIEAATIKGINSFRQYKTDATTVGRLMEGMYRKLNNLLERLHQSYFFYLMPSLSHFVSIGYYMPAFGLLAVILLLRALDLWVQLATPPPRTEDGDVDPEQVSSPGVLSVLTPLVISHLTGVALYTLPIRFQEIALEHFPVSETEAVVLTAIAVYTAGLALPHNTHRLVSGAGTEQGWKVLKLVAVLYLAVLLGCTALINFSLGFILAITLVPVAAFITPHVPKFLSAFILIILSPACTLLFSVFLFQELQEMPITFFEGWMLYLSVISQGILDHFLYGSLVYPLIAMLVYPCWLLFWNILFWK, from the exons ATGGGACTGCTGTCTGACCCAAACAGGAGACGGGCTTTGATCAGCCTGCTGACCCGCCTTAATGCTCCAATCTG TGTGGTCTGCTACATGGCGGGTGTGGCCTGGTTCATGGGGTTAGCGTTCGAGCCGTTCACTCTGCGGACATACATGTCAGAGAATGCCATGGGGTCCACCATGGTGGAGGAGCGCTTTCCAGCCGGGGAGAGGGCGCTGGCCACAGGCAGAGAGTTTGCAGCTCATAAGAAGAAAGTAGG TGGGATGCCCGTAGACTGGCTGGTGAAGACCATGCAGTCTCGAGGGCTGGAGGTGTTCACCCAGCAGTTCTCTCGCACGCTGCCCTTCCCTGACGAAAACAAAGAGAGATAT ATGGTAAAAGGCACAAATGTGTATGGGATCCTTCGGGCCCCGAGAGCTCCGCGGACTGAGGCCCTGGTCCTGAGTGCGCCCTGCAGCCCTGGAGATACCAACAACCAGGCAGTGGGGCTGCTGCTCGGCTTGGCACAGTACTTCAGGA GCCAGGTTTACTGGGCCAAGGACATCATCTTCCTGGTGAATGAGCATGATCTGATTGGGATGCAGGCCTGGCTGGAGGGATACCATCACACCAACACGACAG GTATGGACTGGTCTCCTCTACAAGGCCGTGGTGGTTCGATCCAGGCAGCTCTGTCCCTGGAGCTCAGCAGTGATGTCATCACCAGTTTGGACCTGATACTGGAAGGCCTCAACGGCCAGCTCCCCAACCTGGATTTAGCCAACCTCTTCTACGCCTTCTGTCAGAAGATTGGAGTCCTCTGCACCACCCAGGGCAAG TTGCAGAGGAACGACTGGGACAGTGTGTCCGGCTACAGCCACGCAGTCCAGACCATGATGCTGATGGTGATGAAGCAGGCCAGTGGGCGGCCCTGGGGCGATCACGGCCTGTTCCTGCGGTACCACATTGAGGCTGCCACCATAAAAGGCATCAACAGTTTCCGTCAGTACAAGACTGACGCCACAACTGTTGGCAG GCTGATGGAGGGAATGTACCGGAAGCTGAATAACCTCCTGGAGCGCCTTCACCAGTCCTACTTCTTCTACCTCATgccgtctctctctcactttgtctccatTGGTTACTACATGCCAGCCTTCGGACTCCTCGCTGTCATCCTGCTGCTTCGT GCCTTAGACCTGTGGGTTCAACTTGCAACTCCACCACCAAGGACAGAAGACGGAGACGTTGACCCTGAGCAG GTATCCAGTCCAGGAGTGCTGTCGGTGCTGACTCCTCTGGTGATCAGCCACCTGACCGGAGTCGCTCTGTACACGCTGCCGATCCGTTTTCAGGAGATAGCTTTGGAACACTTCCCGGTGTCTGAGACTGAGGCTGTGGTCCTGACAGCTATTGCTGTTTACACAGCAGGCCTGGCTCTGCCTCATAATACACACAG gctTGTGTCCGGCGCGGGGACGGAGCAGGGCTGGAAGGTGCTGAAGCTGGTGGCGGTGCTGTACCTGGCTGTGCTGCTAGGTTGCACTGCCCTCATCAACTTCTCCCTGGGCTTCATCCTGGCTATCACCCTGGTGCCAGTGGCTGCCTTCATCACACCCCATGTACCAAA GTTCCTATCGGCCTTCATCCTGATCATTCTCAGCCCGGCCTGCACGCtcctcttttctgtctttttgttccaAGAGCTGCAGGAAATGCCCATCACTTTCTTCGAAGGTTGGATGCTCTACCTGTCAGTCATCTCTCAGGGCATCCTGGACCACTTCCTGTATGGCTCTCTGGTTTACCCGCTCATAGCCATGCTCGTCTATCCTTGCTGGCTGCTCTTCTGGAATATCCTCTTCTGGAAGTAA